One segment of Triticum aestivum cultivar Chinese Spring chromosome 2A, IWGSC CS RefSeq v2.1, whole genome shotgun sequence DNA contains the following:
- the LOC123184963 gene encoding uncharacterized protein isoform X2, translating to MDPPHPRFKVRLVRNLVSLALDVSPELADDPDLLERAVLLKGVTRHTSPNDLASFFIPLETDAAVVLRDCETGDCAGLVVLANPGDCEKAINMQVPRTKIVKLPGGGTDYDPASDVLYYRECLSVSFRQGEVDNLEGRALARQHELVGAIDDHIRRRATNRGLLRPLLPLVYIEEDLLVHLR from the exons ATGGATCCTCCGCATCCCCGATTTAAG gttCGGCTCGTGAGGAATCTCGTCAGTCTCGCATTGGACGTATCTCCAGAGCTCGCGGACGATCCCGACCTGCTTGAGCGGGCGGTGCTTCTGAAGGGCGTGACGAGGCACACGAGCCCGAACGATCTCGCCAGCTTTTTCATCCCACTCGAGACGGACGCGGCAGTTGTCCTCCGTGATTGCGAGACCGGCGACTGCGCCGGCCTGGTGGTGCTCGCCAACCCCGGCGACTGCGAAAAGGCCATCAATATGCAGGTGCCGCGCACGAAGATCGTGAAGCTGCCGGGCGGAGGAACTGATTATGATCCGGCCTCCGACGTGCTCTACTACAGGGAGTGCCTAAGCGTCAGCTTTCGACAAGGAGAGGTCGACAACCTCGAG GGGAGAGCATTAGCCAGGCAGCATGAGCTCGTTGGTGCCATCGACGATCACATCAGGAGGAGAGCGACAAACAGGGGTCTCCTTCGTCCTCTGCTTCCACTCGTCTACATTGAGGAGGATCTTTTGGTCCACCTGCGCTAA
- the LOC123184963 gene encoding uncharacterized protein isoform X1, protein MFPFAVVTAGAAAAAGEELGVGGMIPPFFTRPEYMGRIVQMRGLDTQHCDALEVASSIHGQNDGDLEALIIYRQQGIVIAVFGTTQGARLQTLESADYWISTFGRKVTCELVCDPALFTGPPAPAPPDKLLPVRAAPYPGMHPMAIQAVHDLYEEERKVCAPDDVHAIAGVLLKFVALFQPDLLRLGSFPDRAVLLLGIHPARNWDYLVPAMSTYGGLEELVLCPPSSAALVIFKSWSSASKVCWETTARCLSLGFIEGRPVPGWERAAQIADEVHALLLDADAAIRR, encoded by the coding sequence ATGTTCCCATTCGCCGTTGTCACTGCTGGAGCAGCTGCAGCTGCCGGAGAGGAGCTGGGAGTAGGAGGTATGATCCCCCCCTTCTTTACTCGGCCAGAGTACATGGGGCGCATTGTTCAGATGCGAGGACTCGACACGCAGCACTGCGACGCTCTCGAGGTGGCCAGCTCCATCCACGGCCAGAACGACGGCGACTTGGAGGCTTTGATCATCTACAGGCAGCAGGGGATAGTGATCGCTGTGTTCGGCACCACGCAAGGTGCTCGTCTGCAGACCCTCGAGTCAGCCGATTACTGGATCAGTACATTCGGCCGGAAGGTGACCTGCGAGCTCGTCTGCGACCCCGCGCTATTCACCGGCCCTCCAGCTCCGGCGCCACCTGACAAGCTGCTCCCAGTCCGAGCTGCCCCTTACCCAGGCATGCATCCGATGGCCATTCAGGCAGTACACGACCTATACGAGGAGGAGAGGAAGGTCTGTGCTCCTGATGATGTCCACGCCATTGCCGGCGTGCTTCTCAAGTTTGTTGCTCTTTTCCAGCCTGACCTTCTCCGGCTCGGCAGTTTTCCGGACAGGGCCGTGCTTCTACTGGGGATTCATCCGGCCAGAAACTGGGATTACCTTGTGCCGGCTATGAGCACGTATGGTGGCCTTGAGGAGCTGGTCCTCTGTCCGCCCAGCAGCGCAGCTCTGGTTATTTTCAAGTCCTGGAGCTCGGCGTCCAAGGTTTGTTGGGAGACTACAGCCAGGTGCTTGAGCTTGGGCTTCATCGAGGGTCGGCCCGTGCCGGGATGGGAGCGTGCTGCTCAGATCGCCGACGAGGTACACGCACTGCTACTCGACGCCGACGCGGCCATCAGGAGGTGA